The following DNA comes from Desulfovibrio sp..
CCGATGACCACCGGCATGCCCGCGCCCAGGATGGCGATGGGCGCGTGCTCACGCGAGGAGCCGCAACCGAAGTTGCGTCCGGCCACCATGATGTCGCCGGGGCTTACGCGCTTGGCCCAGGATGGCTCAAGGCCGGACATGCAGTTTTCGCCAAGCTTCCGGGGATCCGTGGTCACAAGAAAGCGCGCGGGGATGATGGCATCCGTATCAATATGCTCGCCCACTTTGTGGGCCTTGCCTTTGTAGTTCATATTCCTGATCCTTCCTGTCAAAAAAACGTGACGTAGAAGAGTTTTTCTGTTTCTTGCGGGCCTGCCCTGCGACTGGCGTGGGCGACAGGCATGGGCGACAGGCGCGGGCTTGAGCCTGACGGCGTCGCCCCGCAAGGCATGCGGGAACGCCTGCCTACAGCTGCCTACAGCTGATCGGGCCCTGCCACAAAGCCGGTCACGGCCGTGGCTGCGGCCACCAGGGGGCTGGCCAGATAGACTTCCGAGTTCAGGCTGCCCATACGGCCCTTAAAGTTGCGGTTGGTAGTGGCCACCGCGCGTTCGCCGTCGCCAAGGATGCCCATGTGGCCGCCAAGGCAGGGGCCGCAGGTGCAGGGGCCCACGATGCAGCCCGCGTCCATAAAGGTCTCGATGAGGCCTTCCTTGAGGCACTGCTTCCACACTGTGGGCGTGGAGGGCAGCACTATGCAGCGCACGCTCTTGTCCACCTTGCGGCCGCGCAGAATCTCGGCGGCGTCGCGCATGTCGCTGATGCGGCCATTGGTGCAGGAACCGATGATGACCTGCTGCACGGCAGTGTTGCGCACTTCAGACACAGGCTTCACATTGGAGGGTATGTGCGGACAGGCCACCACAGGCTCCTTGCCCGTGACGTCCAGCTCCACCACGCGATCATAGTGCGCGCCGTGGTCGGCGGCCATATTGTCCATCACGCCGGGACGCTTGTGCTCGGCGCAGTAGGCGCGGGTTTTGGCGTCCACGGCAAAAAGGCCCACCTTGCCGCCCGCCTCGATGGCCATGTTGGCCATGCTCAGGCGTCCTTCGACAGAGAGGTCTTCCACCACGGAGCCGCCGAATTCCAGGGCCTTGTACAGCGCGCCGTCAACGCCGATGGCGCCGATGAGCATGAGCATAAGGTCTTTGCCGCGCAGCCACTTGGGCATATGGCCCCGGATATTCACGCGGATGGTGGGCGGAACCTTGAGCCAGGTCTCGCCGAGAGCCATGGCCGCCGCAATGTCGGTGGAGCCCATGCCGGTGGCAAAAGCCCCGATACCGCCGTACGTGCAGGTATGGCTGTCGGCCCCGATGACCAGATCGCCGGGGCCCACGAGCCCCTGTTCGGGCAAGAGGGTGTGCTCCACGCCGCAGTCACCGCCCTCATAGTAGTGAACAATGCCCTGTTCTTCGGCAAACTTGCGGCTGATCAGCACCTGATTGGCGGAATCGATATCTTTTTGCGGGGTAAAGTGATCCATGACAAGGGCAATCTTGTTGCGATCAAAAACCTTTTTCGCGCCCATGCCGCGAAAAGACTCGATGGCAAGCGGGCCGGTAATGTCATTGGCAAGCACCATGGACACGCGGCACTGAACAATCTGCCCGTCCTGCTCCACAGCTTCGTCCGTATGAGCTTGCAAAATTTTCTGCGCAAGCGTTTGAGCCATGTTGAACTCCTTTCTATCCTGAAACGGTTCCACCGATACATGTTTATAAAGGCGGCATGAAAAAGGCGCTGGCGTTTGCCCTTTCAGCCCTCCGGTAGTGCGGGTTGCACCTTTTACCGGGCGGCGGGCTTGATGATCGCGTCAGTATGACTGCAGTCGCAATGACGCGATCATGAAGGCCGCCAGCCCGGAAAAGGCCAGGGAGTCGCCGCTGCTTGAGCATGTAACACTTGAAATGCTCGTATGCGGCAGACAAAAACCTGTCTGCCCGCATTTCGCGGCCAGGATTTTCAGCAAAATCCTGGCAGAGCAGCTAACTCATTTCATTGGCAAAAGGCTCTAGCCATGCTGGCAATGCAGGCGCGGCCCATCCTCTTCCTTTTTGAAAAGATGGTTCAACGCATTGACGTAGGCTCTGGCGCTGGCCACAAAAATGTCAGGGTGCGTACCACGCCCCACTGCGCTGAATTCGCCTTCGCGCAGGCGCACGGTCACTTCGCCCAGGGCGTCCGTACCGCCGGTAACGGCGTTGATGGCATACTGCTCAAGCTGGGGTTCGCGGCCCACCATATCGGCAATGACGTTGAACAGCGCATCCACCGGCCCCACACCAAAGCCCGCGCTGCTGCTCTCGATGCCGTCAACATCCATAATAACGGCAGCCGTGGGCGGCACGCCGCCCGCGTCGGAACTCTGCACGCTCACATGCCGCAAACGGAAGCGGTCGGGCATGCGGTACACTTCTTCCTGCACAAGGGCCATGAGGTCGTCGTCGTGCAGGGTTTTCTTGCGGTCGGCCAACTGCTTCACAGCTTCAAACACGAGATTGAGCTGCTCGTCGTCCAGCGTATAACCCATATTTTCGAACTTGTTGCGCACGGCATTGCGGCCCGAATGCTTGCCGATGACAAGATTGCTCTCGGTGCGGCCCACGGACTGCGGCGTCATGATTTCATACGTCTCGCGATTCTTGAGCATGCCGTCCTGATGGATGCCCGATTCGTGCGCAAAGGCGTTGGCCCCAACAATGGCCTTGTTGGTGGGAATGGGCTGGCCGATGGTCATGGAAAGCAGGCGGCACGAGGGGTAAAGCTGCTCGGTGACGATATTGTGCTCCAGGCCAAAGAAGTCTTTGCGTACGCTCAGGTTCATGACCACCTCTTCAAGGGAGGTGTTGCCAGCGCGCTCGCCAATGCCATTGAGGGTCACCTCGACCTGACGCACGCCAACCCTGAGCGCAGCCAGGGTGTTGGCCACGCCAAGGCCCAGGTCATTGTGGCAGTGCACGCTGAAGACGGCCTTGTCGCTGTTGGGCGTGTTGCGGATCACATGATCGATAAGGGCCGCATATTCGGCTGGCTGCGCGTAGCCCACGGTGTCGGGGAGATTGATCGTGGTGGCTCCGGCATTGATGGCGGCCTCCACGACGCGGCAGACAAATTCCGACTCGGAACGCGAAAAGTCCTCGCAGGAAAATTCCACATTGCTGGTGTGCTGCGCGCAGCGTTTGACTCCGTCCACAGCCATTTTCAGCACTTCGGCGGGGTCTTTGCGCAGCTTGTGCTGCATGTGCAAGGGAGAAGTGGAAAGAAAGATGTGGATGCGCGGGTTCTTGGCGACCTTGATGGCGTCCCAGCAGCGGTCGATATCGCCAGCCACGCAGCGGGCAAGCCCGGCCACCTGGATGTCGCCGGCCTGGGCCGCGATGCGCTGTACGGATTCAAAATCGCCGGGGCTGGAGGCGGGAAAGCCCGCTTCCATAATGTCCACGCCAAGCACCTCAAGCTGATGGGCCAGACGCAACTTTTCCTGCAGGTTCATGGTTGCGCCGGGCGACTGTTCGCCGTCGCGCAAGGTGGTATCGAAAAAAAAGACGCGGTTATTCATGACAATACTCCTCTGGATATGGCAAGTTTATATATTCTTGCATAACGGCCACCGTTCAGGGCGGCGGTCAGGGGAGCGTCATTCCGCCCAAAGGGCGGCGAACCGTTACGCAACCTTAATCGCTCTGGGGCGATAGGGCGCGTAGTAGCTGACGGTCGCGGCGGGGAAGGATGACAAAGGTGTAAAGGATGCCACCGGCGATGTACACGGCACAGAGCACGAAGCCCATGACGCGCGGAAAGGACACGACGGAGGACAAGATAAGCAGGAACACCAGCATGGTGCGTATGGGATGCGCGCGAAGGAAGTCATACTCCTTGAAGGAGAAATACCGCACGCGGCTCACCATCAACACGCCCACGCCCACGGCCAGCAAAAGGGCCAGGTAGGGTTTGATGGGCTGAAAACCATCGGGAAACATGCTGGCAAAAAACACAAAGGTCACAATGGTGCAGCCGCCCGCCGGAATGGGCAGACCGATAAAGAAACG
Coding sequences within:
- the leuD gene encoding 3-isopropylmalate dehydratase small subunit (catalyzes the isomerization between 2-isopropylmalate and 3-isopropylmalate in leucine biosynthesis); translation: MNYKGKAHKVGEHIDTDAIIPARFLVTTDPRKLGENCMSGLEPSWAKRVSPGDIMVAGRNFGCGSSREHAPIAILGAGMPVVIGHSFARIFYRNSFNMGLLLMEVGDDVDKINDGDELEIDAATGLIRDLTNGAEITCPPLPASMSRILDKGGLVNYVKERIA
- a CDS encoding 2-isopropylmalate synthase encodes the protein MNNRVFFFDTTLRDGEQSPGATMNLQEKLRLAHQLEVLGVDIMEAGFPASSPGDFESVQRIAAQAGDIQVAGLARCVAGDIDRCWDAIKVAKNPRIHIFLSTSPLHMQHKLRKDPAEVLKMAVDGVKRCAQHTSNVEFSCEDFSRSESEFVCRVVEAAINAGATTINLPDTVGYAQPAEYAALIDHVIRNTPNSDKAVFSVHCHNDLGLGVANTLAALRVGVRQVEVTLNGIGERAGNTSLEEVVMNLSVRKDFFGLEHNIVTEQLYPSCRLLSMTIGQPIPTNKAIVGANAFAHESGIHQDGMLKNRETYEIMTPQSVGRTESNLVIGKHSGRNAVRNKFENMGYTLDDEQLNLVFEAVKQLADRKKTLHDDDLMALVQEEVYRMPDRFRLRHVSVQSSDAGGVPPTAAVIMDVDGIESSSAGFGVGPVDALFNVIADMVGREPQLEQYAINAVTGGTDALGEVTVRLREGEFSAVGRGTHPDIFVASARAYVNALNHLFKKEEDGPRLHCQHG
- a CDS encoding 3-isopropylmalate dehydratase large subunit; translated protein: MAQTLAQKILQAHTDEAVEQDGQIVQCRVSMVLANDITGPLAIESFRGMGAKKVFDRNKIALVMDHFTPQKDIDSANQVLISRKFAEEQGIVHYYEGGDCGVEHTLLPEQGLVGPGDLVIGADSHTCTYGGIGAFATGMGSTDIAAAMALGETWLKVPPTIRVNIRGHMPKWLRGKDLMLMLIGAIGVDGALYKALEFGGSVVEDLSVEGRLSMANMAIEAGGKVGLFAVDAKTRAYCAEHKRPGVMDNMAADHGAHYDRVVELDVTGKEPVVACPHIPSNVKPVSEVRNTAVQQVIIGSCTNGRISDMRDAAEILRGRKVDKSVRCIVLPSTPTVWKQCLKEGLIETFMDAGCIVGPCTCGPCLGGHMGILGDGERAVATTNRNFKGRMGSLNSEVYLASPLVAAATAVTGFVAGPDQL